In one window of Bdellovibrio bacteriovorus W DNA:
- a CDS encoding hydroxymethylbilane synthase (COG0181 Porphobilinogen deaminase), giving the protein MRLKISSRKSDLARLQAYTVGETLAAAIPEMEVEYFFSESLGDKNLTDPLWKMPEKGVFTEDFYLALKNGDTDMVVHSWKDLPTAHKDDTVIAATLPRADQRDLLLFKKSHRSMVEANKAIRIFSSSPRREHNLTSFLQDHLPFSLISVKFENVRGNVPTRLRKLIESEEVNALIVAKAALDRLLSAPQAEFADVKKQLRGYLEELDFMVLPLSINPNAAAQGALAIEIMKDRDDLKKILEKINHPSTFTCAQLERDTLSSFGGGCHQKIGVTVLDRDYGKVISLKGLTDSGVVLDRFQVEKSEAVQKFPSAQMLFVQTETERIPVLLPKVPAGSNAYFVARKEAWNSELPSPRYVWTAGLKTWQSLAEKGVWVHGSTEGLGEQERPQIEVLATEPLQWVKLSHQEGYEADATAMPLLSTYRLETSFANTEEFASKEAFFWSSGSQFLAALKLYPELAGKHHACGPGNTYKIIRQQLELTGDFDKTRVQIFIDSDDWRKQCSL; this is encoded by the coding sequence ATGCGCTTAAAAATTTCTTCTCGCAAAAGCGACCTTGCTCGCCTTCAAGCTTACACAGTGGGCGAAACCTTAGCGGCTGCAATTCCTGAAATGGAAGTTGAATATTTCTTCAGTGAGTCTTTAGGAGATAAAAATCTAACAGACCCTCTTTGGAAGATGCCTGAAAAAGGTGTCTTTACAGAAGACTTCTATCTAGCTCTTAAAAACGGCGATACCGATATGGTTGTCCACTCTTGGAAAGATCTTCCAACGGCACATAAAGATGATACAGTCATTGCTGCGACCCTTCCACGTGCGGATCAGCGAGATCTTTTACTCTTTAAAAAATCTCACCGCTCGATGGTTGAAGCCAATAAGGCGATTCGTATTTTTAGTTCTTCACCAAGACGTGAGCACAATCTGACATCGTTTCTTCAAGATCATCTTCCATTCTCTTTGATCTCTGTGAAATTTGAAAACGTGCGTGGCAATGTACCAACTCGTCTTCGTAAACTCATTGAAAGTGAAGAGGTCAATGCTCTGATTGTGGCAAAGGCGGCTTTAGATCGCCTGCTCTCGGCTCCTCAAGCAGAGTTTGCGGATGTGAAAAAACAACTTCGTGGCTACCTTGAAGAGTTGGACTTTATGGTTTTGCCTCTTTCTATCAATCCCAATGCCGCAGCTCAAGGAGCCTTGGCCATTGAGATTATGAAAGATCGCGACGACCTTAAAAAAATTCTTGAAAAAATCAACCACCCTTCCACTTTCACATGCGCCCAACTTGAAAGGGACACTCTTTCTAGTTTCGGTGGTGGCTGCCATCAGAAAATCGGTGTCACAGTTTTAGATCGTGATTATGGCAAGGTGATCTCTTTAAAGGGACTGACAGACTCTGGAGTAGTTTTAGACCGCTTCCAAGTTGAAAAATCAGAAGCCGTTCAGAAGTTTCCAAGCGCGCAAATGCTTTTCGTACAAACTGAAACAGAGCGTATCCCTGTTCTTCTTCCTAAAGTCCCTGCTGGCAGCAATGCCTACTTCGTGGCTCGCAAAGAAGCTTGGAATTCTGAATTACCATCTCCTCGCTATGTTTGGACCGCAGGTTTAAAAACATGGCAGAGCTTGGCTGAAAAAGGTGTTTGGGTTCACGGCAGCACCGAAGGTCTTGGTGAACAGGAGCGTCCCCAAATCGAAGTTTTGGCCACAGAGCCATTGCAATGGGTAAAACTCTCTCATCAGGAGGGCTATGAGGCCGACGCCACAGCGATGCCTTTGCTGTCGACCTATCGCCTCGAGACCTCGTTTGCAAATACAGAAGAGTTCGCCTCTAAAGAGGCCTTTTTCTGGAGCAGTGGCAGTCAGTTCCTAGCCGCTTTAAAGCTTTACCCCGAGCTGGCGGGAAAACATCACGCCTGTGGACCTGGAAATACGTATAAAATTATTCGACAACAACTTGAACTCACCGGTGACTTTGATAAGACAAGGGTTCAAATATTTATCGACAGTGATGATTGGAGAAAGCAATGCAGTCTTTAA
- a CDS encoding glutamate-1-semialdehyde aminotransferase (COG0001 Glutamate-1-semialdehyde aminotransferase) produces the protein MQSLTSEQLFERALKVAPGGVHSPVRSFKGLDRGPVFFKKAHGAYLTSVENKEYIDFCQSFGPMILGHLDEEVREVVHQMVDTAWTFGAAEIYSLELAEWITGTLPFMEKIRFVSSGTEAVMSALRLARAATGRNKVLKFEGCYHGHVDNLLVKAGSGLAGEAASSSAGVPAEVAATTIVAPLNNVSALEEIFQVHGKDIAAIIIEPLPANYGLLVQTQEFLQSVANIAKRHGSLLIFDEVISGFRVGLGGMVEKTGITPDLVTYGKIIGGGFPVGCYGGRADLMNRVAPSGDVYQAGTLSANPIGMCAGLTTLKKMQRVDGWNVLADRTAKFAKKLEAGFQAKSLDLQVTSHSSLFWIHGKSEKTIRNIDEIPSNQGPRFKNLFLKSLERGVYLAPNAYEVGFISLAHTDEILDQAAEAIIASAE, from the coding sequence ATGCAGTCTTTAACTTCTGAACAACTTTTCGAACGCGCTCTTAAAGTAGCTCCTGGAGGAGTTCACTCTCCAGTGCGCTCTTTCAAAGGGTTGGATCGTGGACCTGTTTTCTTCAAAAAAGCCCATGGCGCTTATTTAACTTCTGTTGAAAACAAAGAGTATATCGACTTCTGCCAAAGCTTTGGACCTATGATCCTTGGACACTTGGACGAAGAAGTGCGCGAAGTGGTTCACCAAATGGTGGATACAGCATGGACTTTCGGAGCTGCTGAAATTTACTCTCTAGAATTAGCCGAGTGGATTACTGGCACATTGCCATTTATGGAAAAAATCCGTTTCGTGTCTTCTGGAACAGAAGCCGTGATGAGTGCCTTGCGTTTAGCTCGTGCAGCTACGGGTCGTAATAAAGTTCTTAAGTTTGAAGGTTGTTACCACGGTCACGTGGATAATCTTTTAGTAAAAGCTGGCAGCGGCCTTGCGGGCGAAGCAGCTTCTAGCAGTGCTGGTGTTCCAGCTGAAGTGGCTGCCACAACAATCGTAGCTCCACTTAATAATGTCTCGGCCCTTGAAGAGATTTTCCAAGTTCACGGAAAAGATATTGCAGCTATCATCATTGAACCACTTCCGGCTAACTATGGACTTCTAGTTCAAACTCAAGAGTTCCTACAAAGTGTAGCTAACATCGCCAAACGCCATGGCAGCTTGTTAATTTTTGACGAAGTCATCTCTGGTTTCCGCGTGGGTCTTGGTGGCATGGTAGAAAAAACCGGCATCACTCCAGATCTTGTGACATACGGAAAAATCATCGGCGGCGGTTTCCCTGTTGGATGTTACGGTGGTCGTGCAGATCTTATGAATCGTGTGGCACCAAGCGGTGACGTCTACCAAGCAGGAACTCTTTCCGCAAATCCAATTGGAATGTGCGCGGGCCTTACAACTCTTAAGAAAATGCAAAGAGTCGATGGTTGGAATGTTTTAGCTGATCGCACAGCCAAGTTTGCAAAAAAACTAGAAGCTGGTTTTCAAGCAAAGAGCTTAGATCTTCAAGTGACTTCTCACTCTTCTCTTTTCTGGATTCACGGTAAGTCAGAGAAGACGATTCGCAATATTGATGAGATCCCTTCAAATCAAGGACCTCGCTTTAAGAACCTTTTCTTAAAGTCTTTAGAGCGTGGAGTTTATTTGGCTCCCAATGCGTATGAAGTTGGTTTTATCTCTTTAGCCCATACGGATGAGATCTTGGATCAAGCCGCAGAAGCTATCATCGCGAGTGCGGAGTAA
- a CDS encoding signal-transducing histidine kinase (COG0642 Signal transduction histidine kinase) has product MKFHLKPHIKTALAIIWFAFTFSLVGWWWIYFLLKMNATTTTGKPMEISHRMFAWEGSILLAAILFGGIALVIFTYRDQKRHQRLRFFFATFSHDIKTSIARLRLQAEVLEEDLKADTPPVMKRLLRDIQRLDLQLENSLLLADLESGKMLKEPISLSDILSSLRSEFSEISLELERNARILGDRRALLSIFKNLIQNSILHGNASSVQIKVQSLSVGRIEIVIADNGLGFSGPLEKLGSEILKSQDTRSNGIGLLITKRMINRMNGSIRFESAEKSGFTCILQMNGETA; this is encoded by the coding sequence ATGAAGTTCCACCTCAAACCCCACATTAAAACGGCCCTTGCCATTATATGGTTTGCCTTTACGTTTTCTCTTGTGGGGTGGTGGTGGATTTATTTTCTTCTAAAAATGAATGCAACCACCACGACTGGCAAACCGATGGAAATCTCTCATCGCATGTTTGCTTGGGAAGGCTCAATTTTACTAGCAGCGATTCTTTTTGGTGGTATCGCTCTAGTGATCTTTACCTATCGTGACCAGAAAAGGCATCAACGCCTCCGCTTTTTCTTTGCAACATTCAGTCACGACATCAAAACTTCGATCGCCCGCCTTCGTCTGCAAGCCGAAGTCTTAGAGGAAGATCTCAAGGCTGACACGCCGCCAGTGATGAAACGTCTTTTAAGAGATATTCAAAGACTGGATCTTCAATTAGAAAACTCTCTCCTTCTAGCTGACTTAGAATCTGGCAAAATGCTTAAAGAGCCGATCTCGTTAAGTGATATCCTTTCAAGCTTGCGCAGTGAGTTTTCAGAAATTTCTTTAGAGCTTGAGCGCAATGCCCGCATCCTCGGGGATCGCAGAGCTCTCTTATCCATATTTAAAAATCTCATTCAAAACTCAATTCTTCATGGCAACGCGAGTTCTGTGCAAATTAAAGTTCAATCGCTGTCAGTGGGAAGAATCGAAATCGTCATCGCTGATAATGGTTTGGGCTTCAGCGGCCCTTTAGAAAAGCTAGGCTCTGAAATTTTAAAATCTCAAGACACGCGTAGCAATGGCATTGGACTGCTTATTACAAAACGCATGATCAACCGTATGAACGGAAGCATTCGTTTTGAATCTGCAGAAAAATCTGGCTTTACTTGCATTCTTCAGATGAATGGAGAGACCGCATGA
- a CDS encoding two-component response regulator (COG0745 Response regulators consisting of a CheY-like receiver domain and a winged-helix DNA-binding domain): MRKILLVEDDLSLGETLKERLAKDYDVTWGKSFKEAWQLFSASKDFDLIILDVGLPDGTGFELAEKISQASPALFLFLTAQADAESRLKGFELGAEEYIPKPFHLKELLIRVKHVLDAHAPAREIQLENCTVNFTNMTVSKKTGQIEYPPVTDLKILQLLIEKAPRVLSRDEIMNEVWGVDKNPSHRTIDNIIVRLRQLLGVDGEKHIRSVRGVGYQWSTEENT, encoded by the coding sequence ATGAGAAAGATCTTATTAGTTGAAGATGATTTGTCCTTAGGTGAAACGCTGAAAGAGCGTCTTGCCAAAGACTATGATGTCACTTGGGGTAAGAGCTTCAAAGAAGCTTGGCAACTTTTCTCTGCCAGCAAAGATTTCGACTTGATTATTCTAGATGTGGGACTGCCTGACGGAACCGGCTTTGAACTTGCAGAGAAAATTTCTCAAGCATCACCCGCCTTATTCTTATTTCTAACAGCACAAGCAGATGCTGAAAGCCGTCTTAAAGGTTTCGAACTCGGTGCAGAGGAATACATTCCAAAGCCTTTCCACCTTAAGGAACTTTTAATTCGCGTGAAGCACGTCTTAGATGCTCACGCGCCGGCGCGAGAAATTCAACTTGAAAACTGCACTGTCAATTTTACCAATATGACAGTTTCTAAAAAAACGGGACAGATTGAGTACCCGCCTGTTACTGATTTAAAAATCCTGCAGCTCTTAATTGAAAAAGCTCCAAGAGTTTTAAGTCGTGACGAAATCATGAATGAAGTTTGGGGCGTGGATAAAAATCCAAGTCATCGAACGATTGATAATATTATCGTGCGACTCCGCCAATTACTCGGAGTCGATGGAGAAAAGCACATTCGCTCCGTTCGCGGAGTCGGATATCAATGGTCAACGGAGGAAAACACATGA
- a CDS encoding uroporphyrinogen decarboxylase (COG0407 Uroporphyrinogen-III decarboxylase): MNSLFQNALTRTPQAVPPIWVMRQAGRYHKHYQGLRAKYSFEQLCKIPEVAAEVALGPVAEFDFDISILFSDILFPLEGLGMGLQYTDQGPKLSFQLDPETIKNLGNVDDAVNFMMFQKEAMKATRSVLPSNKSLIGFVGGPWTLFVYAVEGSHAGSLAKSKSLLPLYPVFLEKMYQLLRENIRLQFEGGAEVVMVLDTAAGEVSPHIFQTWLQPSLAKLAQEFPNKLGYYSKGTQPVFFNEEFKNLPWAGQGFDHRCSLVDSFKLQNKGFVQGNFDQSLLFLDDSTFKSELDAFLKPLESLSLEERAGWVCGLGHGVLPKTPEKNVKLFVDTVRERLAR; this comes from the coding sequence ATGAATTCACTTTTTCAAAACGCACTGACAAGGACACCACAAGCCGTTCCTCCTATTTGGGTGATGCGCCAAGCAGGCCGTTACCACAAACATTATCAAGGACTTCGTGCGAAATACTCTTTCGAACAACTTTGTAAAATTCCAGAAGTGGCAGCAGAAGTGGCTCTGGGCCCAGTAGCTGAATTCGATTTCGACATCTCTATTCTTTTCAGTGATATTCTATTCCCTCTTGAAGGGTTGGGCATGGGACTGCAATACACCGATCAGGGCCCTAAATTGAGTTTCCAATTAGATCCAGAGACAATTAAAAATCTAGGCAATGTCGATGATGCTGTAAACTTCATGATGTTCCAAAAGGAAGCCATGAAAGCTACACGCTCCGTTCTACCAAGCAATAAGAGTCTGATTGGATTTGTCGGCGGACCTTGGACGTTGTTTGTCTATGCTGTGGAAGGTTCCCATGCGGGTTCTTTGGCAAAATCAAAATCTTTATTGCCGCTTTACCCAGTTTTCCTTGAAAAGATGTACCAACTTTTACGTGAAAATATTCGTCTTCAATTTGAAGGTGGCGCAGAAGTGGTAATGGTTCTAGACACAGCTGCTGGAGAAGTTTCTCCGCACATCTTCCAAACTTGGTTGCAGCCCTCTCTTGCAAAGCTTGCTCAAGAGTTCCCAAATAAGCTGGGCTACTACTCTAAAGGCACTCAGCCGGTGTTCTTTAACGAAGAATTTAAAAATCTTCCGTGGGCAGGTCAGGGATTTGATCACCGCTGTTCTTTAGTGGATTCCTTCAAGTTGCAAAACAAGGGATTTGTCCAAGGGAACTTCGATCAAAGCTTGCTCTTCTTGGATGATAGCACTTTCAAGTCCGAACTTGATGCTTTCTTAAAACCACTTGAGTCTCTTTCTCTTGAAGAAAGAGCGGGTTGGGTTTGCGGACTTGGCCATGGAGTGCTCCCTAAGACTCCTGAGAAAAACGTAAAACTTTTCGTAGACACAGTTAGAGAGAGATTGGCTCGATGA
- a CDS encoding coproporphyrinogen III oxidase (COG0635 Coproporphyrinogen III oxidase and related Fe-S oxidoreductases) — MIKDLLAKYDVPAPRYTSYPTVPYWETNPSQDQWITHLEETLQSSEQGWSLYIHIPFCESLCTFCGCNTIITRSHSKEEGYVERILQEWELYKAQVPSLLKRPLKNLHLGGGTPTFLSSEALERLLRPILSDLTIDAENFEGSIEVDPRRTTEEQLATLKKLGFSRVSMGVQDFNPEVQRLVNRIQPLEITEKLTNAARSMGYTSVNFDLIYGLAKQTKESFTNTALETVRLRPDRIALYSFALVPWIKPAQRLFKDEDLPKAPEKRELYELAREILLNAGYVEIGMDHFALPDDNLSKALKEHRLHRNFMGYTDQRTDVLLGLGVSSISETPWSFHQNEKVLPLYESSLDQGTIPTLRGHVLTEMDRVRRQQILDLMTHYAVDLLDQDQETQAKEFLKEMLSDNLITIENLKLQVTESGKPFLRNACVFFDERLKLKQPQTKIFSQSI, encoded by the coding sequence ATGATTAAAGATCTATTAGCAAAATACGACGTTCCGGCACCGAGATACACTTCGTATCCAACGGTGCCCTATTGGGAAACCAATCCCTCTCAAGACCAATGGATCACTCACCTTGAGGAAACATTGCAATCTTCAGAACAAGGTTGGTCTTTGTACATTCACATCCCTTTTTGTGAATCACTCTGCACATTCTGTGGCTGCAATACTATTATCACCCGCAGTCACTCTAAAGAAGAAGGATACGTCGAGCGCATCCTACAGGAGTGGGAGCTTTATAAAGCACAAGTTCCTTCTCTTTTAAAAAGACCTCTTAAGAATCTTCACCTAGGTGGCGGAACACCGACGTTCCTTTCTTCCGAGGCCCTAGAAAGACTTCTTCGCCCGATTCTTTCTGATCTCACGATTGATGCAGAAAACTTCGAAGGCTCTATTGAAGTCGATCCCCGCAGAACGACAGAAGAACAACTTGCGACTCTCAAGAAGCTTGGCTTCAGCCGCGTCAGCATGGGTGTGCAAGACTTCAACCCTGAAGTGCAGCGCCTGGTAAATCGCATTCAACCTCTAGAGATCACAGAAAAGCTGACGAATGCAGCTCGTTCTATGGGATACACTTCCGTGAATTTTGATCTCATCTATGGATTAGCAAAACAAACAAAAGAATCCTTTACAAACACGGCTCTAGAAACGGTTCGCTTAAGACCTGATCGCATTGCTCTTTATAGTTTTGCTTTAGTGCCTTGGATTAAACCTGCACAAAGACTTTTTAAAGACGAAGACCTACCAAAAGCTCCAGAAAAAAGAGAGCTCTATGAGCTCGCACGCGAGATTTTACTCAACGCGGGTTATGTTGAAATTGGCATGGATCACTTCGCTCTTCCAGATGACAACCTTAGCAAAGCTCTGAAAGAGCATCGCCTGCATAGAAACTTTATGGGTTACACAGATCAAAGAACCGATGTTCTCTTAGGACTGGGAGTATCTTCGATTTCTGAGACTCCATGGAGCTTTCATCAAAATGAAAAAGTTCTGCCACTTTACGAATCTTCTTTAGATCAAGGCACGATTCCAACTCTCCGTGGGCACGTGCTTACTGAAATGGATCGCGTTCGTCGTCAGCAGATTCTCGACTTAATGACTCATTATGCAGTGGACCTTCTAGATCAAGATCAAGAAACCCAGGCCAAAGAGTTCTTAAAAGAAATGCTCTCCGATAACTTGATTACAATCGAGAATTTAAAACTCCAAGTGACCGAGTCTGGAAAACCATTCTTGCGCAATGCTTGTGTATTTTTTGATGAACGACTGAAATTAAAACAACCTCAGACGAAAATCTTTTCTCAATCTATATGA
- a CDS encoding protoporphyrinogen oxidase (COG1232 Protoporphyrinogen oxidase) yields MSLAYYLTRSGAQVTIYEKRNRVGGLIQTLQLPEGLVETAANSFIRTERTDELFQTLGIESLTPKATAKKRFIFNAKPRRWPLSFSESLTHPPKAIFNILVRKKKSAPLEGETVLSWGQRVLGKSLAEKILSPALQGIYAADASQLSAKLILGPLFQKKEKGKKRYKGILTAPQGMGQVMEALKNHLLAQGVKFKTDTDVDVSSLPGNVIVCTSAQEAASLLQDVTPELGKALSEVPMTSLMTCTLFFKADSKKYHGFGCLVPQSYGTATLGILFNSDIFPHRDRIANETWILGGKRVEEFISKSDEEVLAQIAQERFQILKVKDGLLNYSLTRWKNALPLYNLHLEKIWQEGLLHKPHGSIRVHGNYLYGIGLSKILEGSYQMAEQIQHE; encoded by the coding sequence ATGAGTTTAGCTTATTACCTCACCCGCTCCGGCGCTCAAGTCACAATCTACGAAAAAAGAAATCGCGTAGGCGGTTTGATTCAAACTTTGCAACTCCCCGAGGGACTTGTTGAGACCGCGGCAAATTCTTTTATTCGCACAGAGCGCACAGATGAACTTTTTCAAACTTTAGGGATTGAGTCTCTCACCCCAAAAGCAACAGCTAAAAAGCGTTTCATCTTTAATGCAAAACCTCGCAGATGGCCTTTGAGCTTTTCAGAGTCCCTCACCCATCCGCCGAAAGCCATTTTCAATATTCTTGTGCGCAAGAAAAAGTCAGCTCCGCTAGAGGGCGAAACTGTATTGAGCTGGGGACAAAGAGTTCTCGGGAAATCGTTGGCTGAAAAAATTCTTTCTCCGGCCCTTCAGGGCATTTATGCGGCCGACGCCTCACAACTTAGTGCGAAGTTGATCTTAGGCCCTCTCTTTCAAAAAAAAGAAAAAGGTAAAAAACGTTATAAGGGAATTCTCACGGCGCCTCAAGGTATGGGCCAAGTGATGGAAGCCCTTAAGAATCATTTGCTTGCCCAAGGGGTCAAATTTAAAACAGACACAGACGTTGATGTGTCCTCACTCCCTGGGAATGTTATTGTGTGCACATCGGCGCAAGAGGCTGCAAGCCTGCTTCAGGATGTGACTCCAGAACTTGGCAAAGCCCTTTCGGAAGTGCCCATGACTTCGTTGATGACCTGCACTTTGTTTTTTAAGGCAGATTCTAAAAAGTATCATGGCTTTGGTTGCCTTGTTCCGCAAAGTTATGGAACAGCGACTTTGGGAATTTTATTTAATTCCGATATCTTTCCCCACCGCGACCGCATTGCCAACGAAACATGGATTCTTGGTGGAAAACGAGTGGAAGAGTTTATTTCTAAAAGTGATGAAGAGGTCTTAGCGCAAATCGCTCAAGAAAGATTTCAAATTCTGAAAGTAAAAGACGGTTTACTCAATTACTCTCTCACTCGTTGGAAAAATGCCCTGCCTCTTTACAACCTTCACCTTGAAAAGATCTGGCAAGAGGGACTACTTCATAAACCCCACGGCTCTATCCGAGTGCATGGAAACTATTTATACGGAATTGGCTTAAGTAAAATACTTGAAGGCAGTTACCAGATGGCGGAGCAAATTCAACATGAGTAA
- a CDS encoding ferrochelatase (COG0276 Protoheme ferro-lyase (ferrochelatase)), which produces MSKQGILLLNIGSPSSFEKEDVARYLKKFLMDERVIDIPFIFRWMLVHLLIVPRRSAASAGNYKKVWLGPEGSPLIAYSQRFAQSLQSFLGKSFSVKIAMRYSSPSIEEAILDLEEERVDSYIVIPMFPQYAEATTGSAIAATKNVLKRLGIKKSVEYIESFYNLSAFIDSAAAIGQKENPNIKNDFVLFSFHGLPERQVLKNPDCKIDDKCCENKNYNCYLAQCLKTAELLASALDLKRDQWQVTFQSRLGREKWLEPSTEKTLSELPKKGFKNVTVFSPSFVADCIETIEELGMGGKEIFLENGGENFHLITCVNDAPPWVSGFANFIQEKASAETQ; this is translated from the coding sequence ATGAGTAAACAAGGTATCCTTCTTTTAAATATCGGGAGTCCCTCTTCTTTTGAAAAAGAAGATGTTGCACGCTATTTAAAAAAGTTCTTAATGGATGAACGAGTCATTGATATTCCATTTATTTTTAGATGGATGCTGGTTCATTTACTCATTGTTCCTCGCCGAAGTGCTGCTTCCGCTGGAAACTATAAAAAAGTGTGGCTGGGCCCTGAAGGCTCGCCCCTGATCGCTTATTCACAACGATTTGCTCAAAGCCTGCAAAGCTTTCTTGGGAAAAGTTTTAGCGTAAAAATAGCGATGCGCTATTCAAGCCCGTCCATCGAGGAAGCTATCTTAGACCTTGAAGAAGAACGTGTTGATTCTTATATCGTGATTCCGATGTTTCCCCAATACGCCGAAGCCACAACGGGATCTGCGATTGCTGCGACTAAAAACGTTCTTAAGCGCCTAGGGATTAAAAAATCTGTCGAGTACATCGAGTCTTTCTACAATCTCTCGGCATTTATTGATTCGGCTGCTGCTATTGGGCAGAAAGAAAATCCCAATATCAAAAACGACTTTGTTCTATTTTCTTTTCATGGCCTGCCTGAACGACAAGTTCTCAAAAATCCTGATTGTAAAATCGATGATAAGTGCTGTGAAAATAAAAACTACAACTGCTATCTAGCTCAGTGTTTAAAAACGGCAGAGCTTCTTGCTTCAGCGTTGGACCTTAAAAGAGATCAATGGCAGGTCACATTTCAATCTCGCCTTGGCAGAGAAAAATGGCTCGAGCCTTCCACTGAAAAAACTCTTTCAGAATTGCCGAAAAAAGGTTTTAAAAATGTCACTGTTTTTAGCCCTTCTTTTGTTGCTGATTGTATCGAAACAATCGAAGAGCTTGGCATGGGTGGAAAAGAAATCTTTTTAGAAAACGGCGGAGAAAACTTTCATCTTATCACGTGCGTAAACGACGCTCCCCCTTGGGTGAGTGGCTTTGCCAACTTTATCCAGGAAAAAGCATCCGCAGAAACTCAATAA
- a CDS encoding putative murein hydrolase (COG1346 Putative effector of murein hydrolase): MIVSLLSFFLTVLAFLVGKFIAQKAKGSALFSPPVIAISIVVTVLLIFGVSYKEYFEGARWIHYLLGPATVSFALPLYHQLQTLRTHLRAILVSLLAGCTLGVLSAVYTGWIFKVAPEIQISLAPKSVTTPIAMAVSEQIGGVAELTVFFVIFTGIFGAMMAPTLFKVFRIQSPEAKGFALGLSAHGLGTYQAFQMSEAAGAFASLGMALNGIATALLIEFLRMLFPG; encoded by the coding sequence ATGATCGTGAGTCTTCTGTCTTTCTTTCTGACGGTGCTGGCTTTTTTAGTAGGAAAGTTTATTGCCCAAAAAGCCAAGGGCAGTGCTTTGTTCAGTCCTCCCGTGATTGCGATCTCAATTGTCGTCACAGTGCTCTTGATTTTTGGAGTTTCCTATAAGGAGTACTTCGAGGGGGCGCGCTGGATTCACTATCTTCTTGGCCCAGCGACAGTGAGTTTTGCATTGCCTCTTTATCATCAGCTACAGACTCTGCGAACTCATTTGCGCGCCATTTTAGTCAGTCTTCTGGCAGGGTGTACTCTCGGGGTTTTAAGCGCGGTCTATACGGGATGGATTTTTAAAGTCGCTCCAGAAATTCAGATCTCTTTAGCGCCTAAGTCTGTGACCACACCTATTGCTATGGCCGTTTCGGAGCAAATTGGCGGAGTGGCAGAGTTAACGGTCTTCTTTGTGATCTTCACAGGTATTTTTGGTGCGATGATGGCGCCGACACTTTTTAAGGTCTTTCGAATTCAGAGCCCAGAGGCGAAGGGTTTTGCCTTGGGATTGTCGGCGCATGGCTTGGGCACTTATCAGGCTTTTCAAATGAGCGAAGCTGCAGGTGCTTTTGCAAGCCTAGGAATGGCTTTAAATGGAATCGCAACGGCTCTTCTTATTGAGTTTCTGCGGATGCTTTTTCCTGGATAA
- a CDS encoding hypothetical protein (COG1380 Putative effector of murein hydrolase LrgA) has translation MLIGTLILCAYFLVSEALVQHLALPIPSSVLGMLLLFFSLCAFPRLQAPLVQVSRFVAKNLALFFIPAGVGVMNYFGLIAEQGWRLILILWISTAITLIGTSWILDKLARKK, from the coding sequence ATGCTTATTGGGACGCTCATTCTCTGCGCTTATTTTCTAGTATCTGAGGCTTTGGTTCAGCACTTAGCTCTTCCCATTCCCTCTTCAGTCTTGGGAATGCTTTTGCTTTTCTTCAGCCTGTGCGCCTTTCCTCGTCTGCAGGCGCCGTTGGTGCAGGTCAGTCGTTTTGTCGCAAAAAATTTAGCACTTTTTTTCATTCCTGCCGGAGTCGGAGTGATGAACTACTTTGGGCTTATTGCCGAGCAGGGATGGAGACTGATTCTAATTCTCTGGATTTCGACGGCTATCACTCTTATAGGGACATCATGGATTTTAGATAAGCTTGCGAGGAAGAAATGA